From Mycolicibacterium cosmeticum, a single genomic window includes:
- a CDS encoding ABC transporter permease — protein sequence MTGSLLTVQSTYPRLSRVVRQPAVVVGGIGDHVLFYGRALAAMPYAAMHYRREVIRLIAEISMGAGTLAMIGGTVVIVGFLTLATGGVLAIQGYSSLGNIGIEALTGFLAAFINVRISAPIVAGIGLAATFGAGVTAQLGAMRINEEIDALESMGIRAVEYLVSTRIAAGMLAITPLYSIAVILSFVASQFTTVVLLGQSGGLYDHYFNTFLNPIDLLWSFLQALLMALAILLIHTYYGFFANGGPAGVGVAVGNAVRTSLIVVVSITLLISLAVYGSNGNFNLSG from the coding sequence ATGACAGGATCGCTGTTGACAGTGCAATCGACCTACCCACGCTTGTCCCGAGTGGTGCGCCAACCTGCGGTCGTGGTGGGCGGAATCGGCGACCATGTGCTCTTCTATGGTCGCGCGCTGGCGGCCATGCCCTACGCGGCCATGCATTACCGCCGGGAAGTGATCCGGTTGATCGCCGAAATAAGCATGGGCGCGGGCACCTTGGCGATGATCGGCGGCACCGTGGTGATCGTCGGTTTCCTGACACTGGCCACCGGTGGAGTCTTGGCCATTCAGGGATACAGCTCGTTGGGCAATATCGGCATCGAGGCCCTCACCGGCTTCCTGGCCGCCTTCATCAACGTTCGCATCTCGGCCCCCATCGTTGCGGGGATCGGGTTGGCCGCCACCTTCGGTGCCGGCGTCACCGCCCAGCTGGGCGCAATGCGGATCAACGAGGAGATCGATGCCCTGGAATCGATGGGCATCCGAGCGGTGGAGTATCTGGTCAGTACCCGCATCGCGGCCGGCATGCTGGCCATCACACCGCTGTACTCGATCGCAGTGATCCTGTCGTTCGTCGCCAGCCAGTTCACCACCGTGGTGCTCCTCGGACAATCCGGTGGCTTGTACGACCATTACTTCAACACCTTCCTGAACCCCATCGACCTGCTGTGGTCGTTCCTGCAGGCCTTGCTGATGGCCTTGGCGATCCTGCTGATCCACACCTACTACGGCTTCTTCGCCAACGGCGGTCCCGCGGGTGTCGGTGTGGCGGTGGGCAATGCGGTGCGCACGTCGCTGATCGTCGTCGTCTCCATCACGTTGCTCATCTCGCTGGCCGTGTACGGCTCCAACGGCAACTTCAACCTCTCCGGTTAG
- a CDS encoding MCE family protein: protein MSRDAVRILTGLLALTVVAGAVAGAVVLFRGGAAPTVAVTVVAPRAGLVLNPEAKVKLHGAQVGKVVAIDVLPDGQAAIRLAMNPDDLSLIPANTHAQIASSTVFGAKFIDLVPPESPSPDTMHAGQVLDARHVTVEVNTVFEQLVTVLAQIQPEKLNETLGALAQAFDGRGAKLGETMGQLDDLMTKIDPSLPTFSHEISTLPTVLNAYADAAPDLMSTVRTATALSDTVVDRQRDLDRLLISSIGLAETGNEVVAADSDPLIDVLHLLVPTTTLTNQYNPALTCALKGVEPLALGAPQPLPGVMLLDSFLLGTERYRYPKNLPKVAATGGPQCMDLPNVGFGQRPPFVVTDIDANPAQYGNQGILLNSDALKQALFGPLDGPPRNTAQIGQPG from the coding sequence ATGTCGCGTGACGCTGTTCGAATCTTGACCGGCCTTCTGGCCCTCACGGTGGTCGCCGGCGCCGTCGCCGGTGCGGTGGTGCTCTTCCGGGGAGGAGCCGCCCCGACGGTGGCGGTGACCGTCGTCGCTCCGCGTGCCGGCTTGGTGCTCAACCCGGAGGCCAAGGTCAAACTGCACGGAGCTCAAGTCGGCAAGGTCGTCGCGATCGACGTCCTGCCTGACGGGCAAGCTGCCATTCGCCTGGCGATGAACCCCGACGATCTGTCCCTCATCCCGGCCAACACCCATGCCCAGATCGCCTCCAGCACCGTCTTCGGCGCGAAGTTCATCGACCTGGTCCCGCCCGAGAGCCCCTCACCGGACACCATGCATGCCGGTCAGGTTCTCGACGCCCGGCACGTGACCGTCGAGGTCAACACGGTCTTCGAGCAACTCGTCACGGTGCTCGCCCAGATTCAGCCAGAGAAGCTCAACGAGACACTCGGTGCCCTGGCCCAGGCATTCGACGGGCGCGGCGCCAAACTGGGGGAGACCATGGGCCAGCTCGATGACCTGATGACCAAGATCGATCCCAGCCTGCCCACATTCAGCCACGAAATCAGCACTCTGCCAACCGTCCTGAATGCGTATGCCGACGCCGCACCCGATCTGATGAGTACCGTGCGCACCGCCACGGCATTGAGCGACACCGTCGTGGATCGCCAGCGCGACCTCGACCGCCTGCTGATCAGCTCGATCGGCTTGGCTGAAACCGGCAACGAGGTCGTCGCCGCCGACAGCGATCCGTTGATCGACGTCCTGCACCTCCTGGTTCCCACCACCACGCTGACCAACCAGTACAACCCCGCTCTGACCTGCGCACTCAAAGGGGTGGAACCACTGGCCCTTGGTGCACCGCAACCGTTGCCCGGGGTCATGCTGCTCGACTCGTTCCTGTTGGGCACCGAACGCTACCGCTACCCGAAGAACCTGCCGAAAGTCGCAGCGACGGGCGGGCCACAGTGCATGGATCTGCCGAATGTCGGCTTCGGACAACGTCCTCCGTTCGTGGTCACCGACATCGACGCCAATCCCGCGCAGTACGGCAATCAAGGGATTCTGTTGAACTCCGACGCGCTCAAGCAAGCCTTGTTCGGTCCCCTGGACGGGCCGCCCCGCAACACTGCCCAGATAGGACAGCCAGGATGA
- a CDS encoding MCE family protein, translating to MTARYGTAIKFGAFGLTMAVLTGALFVIMGQYRTGTTNGYTAVFADASSLRAGDSVRVAGVRVGTVDDVALQPDNTVLVRFDADRDIVLTTATKVAVRYLDLVGNRYLELLDAPGSTRLQPPGSQIPRERTEPALDLDLLLGGLKPVIQGLNAQNVNALTNSLIQILQGQGGTVESLMAHTSSFTQAVADNGQTVQQVIDSLRTVMATVANDGDQFTGTVERLQQLVTGLAQDRDPIGDAINALDAGTASLADLMTQARPPLSGTIDQLTRLAPLLADDEAKARLDLSLQKAPANYRKLVRLGSYGSFINQYLCGMNVRVTDLQGRTAYFPWIMQTTGRCGEP from the coding sequence ATGACCGCCCGCTACGGCACCGCGATCAAGTTCGGCGCATTCGGTCTGACCATGGCCGTGCTGACGGGCGCACTGTTCGTGATCATGGGGCAGTACCGAACCGGGACGACCAACGGCTACACCGCGGTGTTCGCCGACGCCTCCAGCCTGCGTGCCGGTGACTCGGTACGCGTGGCGGGCGTGCGGGTCGGCACCGTCGACGACGTGGCATTGCAACCCGACAACACGGTGCTGGTGCGCTTCGATGCCGACCGCGACATCGTGCTGACCACCGCGACGAAGGTCGCCGTGCGTTACCTGGACCTGGTGGGTAACCGCTATCTCGAATTGCTCGACGCCCCCGGATCGACCCGACTGCAGCCGCCGGGATCTCAGATTCCGCGTGAACGCACCGAGCCCGCACTCGATCTCGACCTGCTGCTGGGCGGGCTCAAACCCGTCATCCAGGGTCTCAACGCCCAGAACGTCAACGCCTTGACCAACTCGCTCATCCAAATTCTGCAAGGCCAAGGCGGCACGGTGGAATCGCTTATGGCGCATACGTCTTCTTTTACCCAGGCCGTTGCCGACAACGGACAAACCGTGCAGCAGGTGATCGACAGTCTGCGCACCGTCATGGCCACGGTGGCCAACGACGGCGACCAATTCACCGGCACCGTAGAGCGCCTGCAACAGTTGGTCACCGGCCTGGCGCAAGACCGCGATCCCATCGGCGATGCCATCAACGCACTGGACGCCGGCACGGCGTCCCTGGCTGATCTGATGACCCAAGCCCGCCCGCCGTTGTCGGGCACGATCGACCAGCTCACCCGGCTGGCCCCGTTGTTGGCCGACGACGAGGCCAAGGCGCGGCTGGACCTGTCGCTGCAGAAAGCGCCGGCAAACTATCGCAAACTGGTGCGGCTGGGTTCCTACGGCAGCTTCATCAATCAATACTTGTGCGGCATGAACGTGCGGGTCACCGACCTGCAAGGGCGGACCGCCTACTTCCCTTGGATCATGCAAACCACCGGACGCTGCGGAGAACCCTGA
- a CDS encoding MCE family protein: MLKYRGSQLVRSGLIGIVLIALIVAVGLQPQALLSWATSLKYRALFAEAGGLTAGNDVKVSGVTKGTVVDVTLSHGKALVTFTLDSTVRLGTETTAHIRTGTVLGARMLALEPAGTGALHASDTIPLTHTSSPYSLTDAVSDFTANTAATDTGALTQSLDTLSDTIDRMAPQLGPTFDGLSRLSETINGRNESLAGLLKSAADVTGILSQRSQQVNTLLLDANTLTQVLDERRYAIVTLLANTSALAQQLSGLVQDNEKELAPTLQKLNSVTAMLEKNRDNIAGALAGLAKYQVTQGESVNNGFYYNAFIGNLLPSQTLQPFLDYAFGFRRGTNAGQPPDNAGPRAEFPWPHNGIPGGSR; encoded by the coding sequence ATGCTGAAATATCGCGGATCCCAATTGGTCCGCAGCGGACTCATCGGCATCGTGTTGATCGCGCTGATCGTCGCGGTCGGACTGCAACCCCAGGCACTGCTGTCCTGGGCGACGTCGCTGAAATATCGGGCGCTCTTCGCCGAGGCCGGCGGCCTCACCGCGGGCAACGACGTCAAAGTCTCCGGGGTCACGAAGGGTACGGTCGTCGACGTCACACTGAGCCACGGCAAAGCACTGGTGACCTTCACCCTCGACAGCACGGTGCGCCTGGGCACCGAGACCACGGCCCATATCCGCACCGGAACGGTGCTCGGTGCGCGCATGCTCGCACTGGAGCCCGCCGGCACCGGTGCCCTTCACGCCTCGGACACCATCCCACTGACGCATACGTCCTCTCCGTATTCGCTGACCGACGCCGTCAGCGATTTCACCGCTAACACTGCGGCCACCGATACCGGCGCCCTGACCCAGTCGCTGGACACTCTCTCGGACACCATCGACAGGATGGCTCCGCAACTCGGCCCGACGTTCGACGGGTTGAGCCGGCTGTCCGAAACCATCAACGGCCGCAACGAATCTCTGGCCGGTCTGCTCAAGAGCGCGGCAGATGTGACCGGCATCCTGTCGCAGCGCAGCCAACAGGTCAACACGCTGCTGCTCGATGCCAACACGCTGACGCAGGTTCTCGACGAACGGCGATACGCCATCGTCACACTGCTGGCCAATACCTCGGCGCTGGCACAACAGCTGTCCGGGCTGGTACAGGACAACGAGAAGGAACTCGCGCCCACCTTGCAGAAACTGAACTCGGTGACCGCGATGCTGGAAAAGAACCGTGACAACATCGCCGGCGCCCTGGCCGGGTTGGCCAAATACCAGGTCACGCAGGGTGAATCGGTGAACAACGGCTTCTATTACAACGCCTTCATCGGCAACCTGCTGCCGTCGCAAACCCTGCAGCCGTTCCTGGATTACGCGTTCGGGTTCCGCCGCGGCACCAACGCGGGCCAGCCGCCCGACAACGCGGGCCCCCGTGCCGAGTTCCCCTGGCCGCACAACGGTATTCCGGGAGGTAGCCGGTGA
- a CDS encoding MCE family protein, translated as MITRHKKRFSRAALATLTAVGIAGAAILVRATVLGPTTITADFSSATAIYPGDEVRVAGVKVGTITDIQPAGDRATLTLAIDHGVAVPADAKAIIMAQNLVAARYVQLTPAYEDNGPVLTAGAHLGLDRTAVPVEWDQVKEQLMRLATDLGPVSGSSATSLSRFIDSAATAMDGNGDKLHQAISQLSGVGRILAQGSGNIVDIIKNLQIFVTALRDSNTQIVEFQHRLASVTGVIDGSRSDLDAALTNLASAVGDVRRFIAGTRDQTAEQLQRLNNVTQNLVDNKLKLENVLHVAPNAIANGYNIYNPDSGTAVGAFAMSNFADPVSVVCSAIAAVKNATAAETAKLCAQYLGPALSLINFNYLPMPFNAYLRKAPSPENLVYTDPAIAPGGPGGRPQPVSEPPAVSAYTGAGDITPPAGWGAPPGPPGAYAPNGLPADPAPALFPGAPIPPGTPAPQTPRSLRDMLLPAEAGPPVSGGTP; from the coding sequence GTGATCACGCGACACAAGAAGCGGTTCAGCAGGGCCGCGCTGGCCACCCTGACCGCCGTGGGTATCGCCGGCGCAGCAATCCTCGTGCGAGCAACGGTCTTAGGACCGACCACCATCACGGCCGACTTCAGCTCGGCCACCGCCATCTATCCCGGCGACGAGGTCCGTGTTGCCGGTGTCAAGGTCGGGACCATCACCGATATCCAGCCCGCCGGCGACCGCGCCACGCTCACCCTGGCCATCGACCACGGCGTGGCCGTACCGGCCGATGCCAAAGCGATCATCATGGCGCAGAACCTCGTTGCGGCCCGCTACGTGCAGTTGACGCCGGCCTACGAGGACAACGGCCCGGTGCTGACCGCCGGCGCCCACCTCGGCCTCGATCGCACCGCAGTGCCCGTCGAGTGGGACCAGGTCAAAGAGCAACTGATGCGCCTGGCCACCGACCTCGGCCCGGTGAGCGGATCTTCGGCTACCTCGTTGAGCCGGTTCATCGACAGCGCTGCCACCGCCATGGACGGCAACGGTGACAAACTGCACCAGGCGATCAGCCAACTGTCGGGGGTGGGCCGCATCTTGGCCCAGGGCAGCGGCAACATCGTCGACATCATCAAGAACCTGCAGATCTTCGTGACCGCGCTGCGCGACAGCAACACGCAGATCGTCGAGTTCCAGCATCGACTCGCCAGCGTCACCGGGGTGATCGACGGTAGCCGCTCCGACCTGGATGCAGCGCTGACCAATCTGGCATCCGCCGTGGGCGACGTCCGTCGATTCATCGCCGGTACCCGCGACCAAACCGCCGAGCAGTTGCAACGGCTGAACAACGTCACCCAGAACCTCGTCGACAACAAGCTCAAACTCGAAAACGTGCTGCACGTCGCCCCGAACGCAATCGCCAACGGCTACAACATCTACAACCCCGACAGCGGAACCGCAGTCGGTGCCTTCGCGATGTCGAACTTCGCCGATCCGGTCAGCGTGGTCTGTTCGGCGATCGCAGCCGTGAAGAACGCCACGGCGGCCGAGACGGCGAAGCTGTGTGCCCAATACCTCGGTCCCGCTTTGTCGTTGATCAACTTCAACTACCTGCCGATGCCGTTCAACGCCTACCTTCGCAAGGCGCCCAGCCCCGAGAACCTGGTGTACACCGACCCCGCCATCGCACCCGGCGGGCCGGGTGGTCGCCCCCAGCCGGTATCCGAGCCTCCGGCCGTGTCCGCCTACACCGGCGCCGGCGACATCACGCCCCCAGCTGGATGGGGTGCACCACCCGGGCCGCCGGGGGCATACGCGCCCAACGGGTTACCCGCCGATCCCGCTCCCGCACTGTTCCCCGGGGCGCCCATCCCGCCCGGGACACCCGCACCGCAGACGCCCCGCAGCCTGCGCGACATGCTGCTGCCCGCCGAAGCCGGCCCGCCGGTCTCAGGAGGTACACCGTGA
- a CDS encoding MCE family protein, whose protein sequence is MNTRRSLPRLAAAAACTVLTLSGCAFNGLNSLPLPGTVGRGSDATVYHVELANVGTLEANSPVMVSDVIVGSVSRMTVRDWHADVEVSVQPHVVIPANAVATVGQTSLLGSMHIALDPPVGQQPTGRLSPGAVLGLNHTSTYPSTEQTLSSLSVLVNGGGLGKIGELVHELNAALDGRQDKIRDLLTRLDNVVGIFADQRDDINASITALNRLSGTLAGQSDVITQALHRIPPALDVLVKERPRITAALQKFGRFSDTATKLISSARDDLLTNLRNFEPTLRALADVGPNLAADLAFMPTYPYPQNFIDRAIRGDYLNEFITFDFTIPRLKRGLFLGTRWGQEGAPLVPAPGDPWYANYTKDPLNMPLTPAPNAVATMPPLVDAPAPAAAPAPAAEQATPTAGGN, encoded by the coding sequence GTGAACACCCGTCGCTCCCTGCCCCGGCTGGCAGCAGCCGCCGCCTGTACAGTACTGACACTGTCCGGGTGCGCTTTCAACGGCCTCAACTCGCTGCCGCTGCCCGGCACCGTCGGCCGCGGCTCCGATGCGACCGTGTATCACGTCGAGCTGGCCAATGTCGGTACGCTGGAGGCGAACTCGCCGGTCATGGTCAGCGATGTGATCGTAGGCAGCGTGTCCCGGATGACGGTGCGGGACTGGCACGCCGACGTCGAGGTCTCGGTCCAGCCGCACGTCGTCATCCCCGCCAATGCCGTTGCCACCGTCGGCCAGACCAGCCTGTTGGGTTCCATGCACATTGCCTTGGACCCGCCGGTCGGGCAGCAGCCGACGGGGCGGTTGTCGCCGGGCGCAGTACTCGGACTGAACCACACCTCCACTTACCCCTCGACCGAGCAAACCTTGTCGTCGTTGTCAGTGCTGGTCAACGGCGGCGGGCTCGGCAAGATCGGCGAGCTGGTCCACGAGTTGAACGCCGCGCTCGACGGTCGCCAGGACAAGATCCGCGATCTGCTCACCCGGTTGGACAACGTCGTGGGCATCTTCGCCGACCAACGCGACGACATCAACGCCTCCATCACCGCACTGAACCGGTTGTCGGGCACACTCGCGGGCCAAAGTGACGTCATCACCCAAGCGCTGCACCGTATTCCGCCCGCACTGGATGTACTGGTCAAGGAGCGCCCCCGCATCACCGCCGCGCTGCAGAAATTCGGCCGTTTCAGCGATACCGCGACAAAACTCATCAGTTCGGCACGGGATGATCTGCTGACCAACCTGCGCAACTTCGAGCCCACCTTACGGGCGTTGGCCGACGTCGGGCCCAATCTGGCGGCCGATCTGGCGTTCATGCCGACCTACCCGTACCCGCAGAACTTCATCGATCGTGCCATCCGGGGTGACTACCTCAACGAGTTCATCACTTTCGACTTCACCATCCCCCGGTTGAAGCGCGGACTGTTCCTCGGTACCCGGTGGGGACAGGAAGGAGCTCCGCTGGTTCCTGCTCCGGGAGATCCCTGGTACGCGAACTACACCAAAGACCCGCTCAACATGCCGCTGACACCCGCTCCGAACGCGGTCGCGACGATGCCGCCGTTGGTCGACGCACCGGCACCTGCCGCGGCACCGGCCCCGGCAGCTGAGCAGGCAACCCCGACGGCCGGAGGCAACTAG
- a CDS encoding MCE family protein yields the protein MLTRLVRAQLVIFTIASIIGVTVMVVAYLQAPTLLGIGRMTVTLQLPGTGGLYRFSNVTYRGVQIGKVTDVRPTRDGAEATLSLNTTPSIPADVHAAVLSVSAVGEQYVDLQPRNDAGPFLRDGATIPATQASIPQAVGPMLDQVSALIGSIPEDKIRPLLDETFRGFNGSGADVGSLLDSSARLIADANATADQSRTLIDDSAPLLDGQAESIDAIRTWAHSLAGITQQLTDDDPAVRTLLRDGPDAADEASRLFNQVKPTLPVLLANLTSIGQVAVTYHPSLEQLLVLLPPVVASTQAYGAPKNNPIGMSLGDFTLNIGDPPACTVGFLPPSAWRSPEDTSDIDTPDGLYCKLPQDSPIGVRGARNYPCMGKPGKRAPTVEICDSDKPYEPLAMRQHALGPYPIDPNLLAQGIPPDGRIDRDPAIYGPLEGTPPPPAGNGEAGPPPPPTEPAPGPEPAPVGPEPAPAGLPAAPSAFQPNGSGGPSVAIATYDPRTGQYATPDGAVFRQTDLAPRAGERTWKDLFPS from the coding sequence GTGCTCACTCGATTGGTCCGCGCCCAGCTGGTCATCTTCACGATCGCCTCGATCATCGGCGTGACGGTGATGGTGGTGGCATACCTGCAAGCTCCCACCTTGCTGGGCATCGGCCGGATGACCGTGACACTGCAGCTACCGGGCACCGGTGGTCTATACCGGTTCTCCAACGTCACCTACCGCGGCGTGCAGATCGGGAAGGTCACCGATGTACGCCCCACCCGCGACGGTGCCGAAGCCACCCTCTCACTGAATACGACGCCGAGCATCCCGGCCGACGTGCATGCCGCGGTGCTCAGCGTGTCCGCGGTCGGTGAACAGTACGTCGACCTGCAACCACGCAACGATGCGGGCCCCTTCCTGCGGGACGGCGCGACCATCCCTGCCACGCAGGCGTCGATTCCGCAAGCGGTCGGCCCCATGCTGGATCAGGTCAGCGCCCTGATCGGCAGCATCCCCGAGGACAAGATCCGGCCGCTGCTCGACGAGACGTTCAGGGGATTCAACGGTTCCGGCGCGGACGTCGGTTCTCTGCTCGATTCCTCGGCGCGCCTGATTGCCGACGCCAACGCCACAGCCGATCAATCCCGCACCCTCATCGACGACAGCGCCCCACTGCTCGACGGGCAAGCCGAATCGATCGATGCGATTCGGACCTGGGCACACAGCCTGGCCGGGATCACCCAGCAGCTGACTGACGACGACCCGGCGGTCCGGACGTTGCTACGGGATGGACCGGATGCCGCTGACGAAGCCTCGCGGCTGTTCAACCAAGTCAAACCCACCCTGCCGGTCCTGCTGGCCAATCTGACCAGCATCGGCCAGGTCGCCGTCACCTACCATCCCTCCCTGGAGCAGCTGCTGGTGCTCCTGCCGCCCGTTGTCGCCTCGACCCAGGCCTACGGCGCGCCGAAGAACAACCCCATCGGAATGTCGTTGGGCGACTTCACCCTCAACATCGGGGACCCGCCGGCCTGCACGGTCGGTTTCCTCCCACCGTCGGCGTGGCGCTCGCCCGAAGACACCAGCGACATCGACACGCCGGACGGTCTGTACTGCAAGCTGCCGCAGGACTCACCGATCGGAGTCCGCGGTGCGCGCAACTATCCGTGCATGGGTAAGCCGGGCAAGCGGGCACCGACCGTCGAAATCTGCGACAGCGACAAGCCCTACGAACCGTTGGCGATGCGCCAGCATGCTCTCGGCCCGTACCCGATCGATCCGAACCTGCTCGCGCAGGGCATACCTCCGGATGGCCGCATCGACCGTGACCCTGCGATCTACGGGCCGCTGGAGGGCACCCCGCCGCCGCCCGCCGGCAACGGTGAGGCCGGGCCACCGCCACCGCCGACCGAGCCGGCACCCGGCCCTGAACCGGCACCCGTCGGCCCCGAGCCGGCGCCGGCTGGTCTACCCGCGGCACCAAGTGCATTCCAGCCCAACGGATCTGGTGGCCCGTCGGTGGCGATCGCCACCTACGACCCGCGTACCGGTCAATACGCCACGCCCGATGGCGCGGTGTTCCGGCAAACCGACTTGGCGCCGCGCGCCGGTGAACGGACCTGGAAGGATCTCTTTCCCAGCTGA
- a CDS encoding Rv2253/PknI dimerization domain-containing protein produces the protein MVSAVALGMVDPSVAGASPQWGLNGTYIATSNGEWAKTNDIYHDEASIRSTWSITTTCSYPGECTGSVSSDFGWNAPIYQRSGVWFVKKMVDRWQPCPDGGAGPGLQVFRFYPATDDGSGMDPTSTTLMGEDSTTGVSGNCGSSKVLFITMPFKLIKTG, from the coding sequence ATGGTGTCTGCCGTGGCACTGGGCATGGTCGATCCGTCGGTCGCCGGGGCATCCCCGCAGTGGGGTCTCAACGGCACGTACATCGCCACGTCGAACGGCGAGTGGGCGAAGACCAACGACATCTATCACGACGAGGCGAGCATTCGCAGCACGTGGTCGATCACCACGACGTGTAGCTATCCCGGCGAATGCACCGGATCGGTGAGCAGTGATTTCGGCTGGAACGCACCGATCTACCAGAGAAGTGGGGTCTGGTTCGTCAAGAAGATGGTTGACCGGTGGCAGCCGTGCCCCGACGGCGGCGCCGGTCCGGGATTGCAGGTGTTCCGCTTCTATCCGGCCACCGACGATGGCAGCGGAATGGACCCGACGTCCACCACTTTGATGGGCGAGGACTCGACGACCGGCGTCAGCGGCAACTGCGGCAGCAGCAAGGTCCTGTTCATCACCATGCCGTTCAAGCTGATCAAGACCGGCTGA